The sequence below is a genomic window from Escherichia marmotae.
CACAGCATCATCAAACTCAGCCAATTCTATGAGTGCGCTTGCTCAACAGTTCAGAGCAGAAAAACCAACGACAGGTTTGTTCGGTAACGCACAGAACATGTTCGCAAAACTTACCGGAAGCGATACGACATTGCGTGATTTGCGCATCCGCCAAAATGCCCTTGTTAACAGTCAGGTTCTTAAATTCCTACCCCCCGGCCCCGCAACGGATAAAGACGTTGAGATCGTTCGGCAGGGTGCGCCAACTGACATGGATAACCCTGAGACGGTCGCAAGATGGCTTGATGCAATGGCAAACCTTGAGCGACGAAACGCGCAGTTTAATGAGTTTAAAGCCGAGTGGATGAGCGCGAATGGCAACCCTGGACAATCGCGTAATGGCGGTCAGATATTGGGGTTGGATGTTAAAAAAGGTGAATCATTGGGGAGTGCCGTTAAGCGGTATATGTCAATGAATACTGACGCAGCGCCAGCACAAGATTCGACACCTTCAGGAGGACCACGGAATCAGGTTGGATCATATACCTCAAAATCAGGCATTCTGATCCTACCCACGTAATGTGGACACGGCCCTAAGCGAGATTATGGTTTTCAAATTGTTCCGGGCTGAGACCGCCACAGGCACTGTGACGACGCCAGCGATTGTAATCACACTCGATATAATTAAACACCGTTGCCCGCATTATTTCCCGGCTGCTAAAGCGTTCCCCGTGGATACATTCCACCTTCAGCGAATGAAAGAAGCTTTCCACACAGGCATTGTCATAACAGTTGCCTTTCGCACTCATACTGCCACGCAGGTTGTGTCGCTTCAGCAGCGCCTGATAATCCCCTGAACAGTATTGACCACCACGGTCCGTATGAACAATGACGCTTTCCGGGCGTCTTCTCCGCCACAACGCCATTTGCAGTGCATCACAGGCCAGTTGTGCTGTCATTCGCGGTGACATCGACCAGCCAATAACGGCGCGTGACCACAGGTCGATGACTACTGCGAGATACAACCAGCCCTCATCGGTACGCAAGTACGTGATGTCACCCGCCCACTTCTGGTTCGGGCCGCTGGCGCTGAAGTCCTGCTCCAGCAGATTCTCCAATACGGGCAGGCCATGTGCACGGTAGCTGACCGGGCTGAACTTCCGGCCGGCTTTCGCCCGCAGCCCCTGACGACGCAGGCTGGCGGCAATGGTTTTAATATTGAACTCCGGCAGTTCGTCAGCAAGGCGGGGAGCACCGTATCGCTGCTTTGCCTCAAAGAATGCCTTATGAACAGCGGTATCGCAGGTGAGCCGAAACTGTTGGCGCAGGCTCATCTGGTGACGACGCCTGAGCCAGACATACCAGCCGCTGCGGGCAACCCGAAGTACACGACACATCGCTTTGATGCTGAACTCTGCCCGATGATTTTCGATGAAGACATACTTCATTTCAGGCGCTTCGCGAAGTATGTCGCGGCCTTTTGGAGGATGGCCAGTTCCTCAGCCTGCTCCGCCAGTTGTCGTTTAAGGCGGACATTTTCAGCGGCCAGTTCGCTTTCGCGCTCTGACGAACTCATTTGTTGCTGCTGTTTACTGCGCCAGGCATAAAGCTGAGATTCATACAGGCTGAGTTCACGGGCTGCGGCGGCCACACCGATGCGTTCAGCGAGTTTCAGGGCTTCGTTACGAAATTCAGGCGTATGTTGTTTACGGGGCTTCTTGCTGATTGATACTGGTTTTGTCATGAGTCACCTCTGGTTGAGAGTTTACTCACTTAGTCCTGTGTCCACTATTGGTGGGTAAGATCATTCAATTTACGGTGGAATGATGAAAGTAACTGCAAACGGTAAGACATTTACCTTTCCTGATGGTACGAGCACCGAAGATATTGGCACCGCCATT
It includes:
- a CDS encoding IS3-like element ISEc16 family transposase (programmed frameshift) gives rise to the protein MTKPVSISKKPRKQHTPEFRNEALKLAERIGVAAAARELSLYESQLYAWRSKQQQQMSSSERESELAAENVRLKRQLAEQAEELAILPKGRDILREAPEMKYVFIENHRAEFSIKAMCRVLRVARSGWYVWLRRRHQMSLRQQFRLTCDTAVHKAFFEAKQRYGAPRLADELPEFNIKTIAASLRRQGLRAKAGRKFSPVSYRAHGLPVLENLLEQDFSASGPNQKWAGDITYLRTDEGWLYLAVVIDLWSRAVIGWSMSPRMTAQLACDALQMALWRRRRPESVIVHTDRGGQYCSGDYQALLKRHNLRGSMSAKGNCYDNACVESFFHSLKVECIHGERFSSREIMRATVFNYIECDYNRWRRHSACGGLSPEQFENHNLA